The Bacillus carboniphilus genome contains a region encoding:
- a CDS encoding MFS transporter — MFIFFLSSFGAAFDPAKQTMIKMIIPKEKLTEAISLSQLSVNSMKIIAPATGGALLIFLSPQKVLVIEIVLLLLSALILSRIKAEPVKEFHHEEKLNLTKEIMLGFKHIFSNKQLSISILLMSLGLFFVFLYDSLLVLWSKQIGFEESDFGLFLSMIGLGAVIGSLIMGKWGKWRKNPVVFMCLAGITSGTFIILLGMGGIGILKLHTFTWVIIVLLIGILGGTASVPYGYVIQTETTSQLIGRVSAAGQALITFSMLIAPALGATLANLFGVGYVFLISGIASCLSAIIFYLLSNTIQNKRN, encoded by the coding sequence TTGTTTATTTTCTTTTTAAGTTCTTTTGGTGCTGCTTTTGATCCAGCTAAACAAACGATGATAAAGATGATTATTCCTAAAGAAAAACTAACTGAAGCCATCTCGTTAAGCCAACTATCTGTAAACTCGATGAAAATTATCGCCCCAGCAACTGGTGGCGCTCTATTAATCTTTTTAAGTCCTCAAAAAGTCCTTGTCATTGAAATTGTGTTATTGTTACTTTCGGCCCTCATTTTATCTAGAATCAAAGCCGAACCTGTTAAAGAATTTCACCATGAAGAGAAATTAAACCTTACTAAGGAAATCATGTTAGGTTTTAAACATATTTTTTCAAACAAACAATTATCAATTTCAATCCTCTTAATGTCACTTGGGCTTTTCTTCGTTTTTCTGTATGATTCCTTACTAGTTTTATGGTCTAAACAAATTGGGTTTGAGGAATCAGACTTTGGCTTATTTTTAAGTATGATTGGATTAGGGGCTGTCATCGGATCATTGATAATGGGGAAATGGGGAAAATGGAGAAAAAACCCTGTTGTCTTTATGTGTTTAGCTGGTATAACCTCAGGAACCTTCATCATTTTATTAGGAATGGGTGGTATAGGAATCTTGAAGTTACATACTTTCACATGGGTAATAATCGTTCTACTGATTGGAATCCTTGGCGGAACGGCTTCAGTCCCTTATGGGTATGTCATTCAAACAGAAACAACCTCACAGTTAATTGGACGAGTTTCAGCTGCTGGTCAGGCGTTAATAACCTTTTCAATGTTGATTGCTCCAGCTCTTGGGGCGACACTTGCTAATCTTTTTGGGGTTGGGTATGTGTTTTTAATTTCAGGAATCGCATCCTGTCTATCTGCTATCATTTTTTATTTACTATCAAATACTATTCAAAACAAGAGGAATTAG
- a CDS encoding NUDIX hydrolase, whose amino-acid sequence MGYVEELRKIVGHRPLILVGAVVIIIDGEGRLLLQQRKYPKESWGLPGGLMELGESTEEVARRELFEETGLEVNELELINVYSGKDNFVIAENGDEFYVVTIAYFAEGYKGEIKIDQSEINKCEFLYPNELPEKIVKSHQVILDEFLEKYDKEK is encoded by the coding sequence ATGGGGTATGTTGAAGAGTTAAGAAAGATAGTCGGTCACAGGCCGTTAATCTTGGTAGGAGCAGTGGTCATTATTATCGATGGTGAAGGAAGGCTCTTACTTCAACAAAGAAAATATCCAAAAGAATCTTGGGGGCTTCCTGGAGGTTTAATGGAACTAGGAGAATCGACAGAAGAAGTTGCACGAAGAGAATTATTTGAGGAGACTGGACTTGAAGTAAACGAACTTGAACTAATCAATGTTTATTCGGGAAAGGACAACTTTGTGATTGCTGAAAATGGCGATGAGTTTTATGTTGTGACAATTGCCTATTTTGCAGAAGGGTATAAAGGAGAAATAAAAATTGATCAATCAGAAATTAATAAATGTGAATTTTTATATCCTAACGAGTTACCCGAAAAAATAGTTAAGAGTCATCAAGTGATTTTGGATGAGTTTTTAGAGAAATATGATAAAGAGAAATAG
- a CDS encoding SMI1/KNR4 family protein, with translation MSKVKWEFTDGEVDITLINSVEEKIGFVFPMDYKECVKVNQGGNPVADCFDVSGIERVFGTLLKINQPDSPSDIVNNYHDINKLLPKKMVPFANDPAGNLICFDYKDHEENPVVVFWEHEGAWEKEAWMTERGLTEEQAEERARENVFYVADTFTDFLNLLYEDDEENF, from the coding sequence GTGAGTAAAGTTAAATGGGAATTTACAGATGGAGAAGTTGACATCACATTAATTAATAGTGTTGAAGAAAAAATAGGTTTTGTTTTTCCAATGGACTATAAAGAATGTGTAAAAGTTAATCAAGGGGGTAACCCTGTCGCGGATTGTTTTGATGTTAGTGGTATAGAGAGAGTATTTGGTACGCTATTAAAGATAAATCAACCTGATAGTCCGTCAGATATAGTGAATAATTATCATGATATAAACAAGTTACTTCCGAAGAAAATGGTGCCTTTTGCTAATGACCCAGCAGGTAACTTAATCTGTTTTGACTATAAAGATCATGAAGAGAATCCAGTAGTAGTATTCTGGGAACATGAAGGTGCTTGGGAAAAAGAAGCATGGATGACTGAAAGAGGATTGACTGAAGAACAAGCAGAAGAAAGGGCAAGAGAAAATGTCTTTTATGTAGCCGATACATTTACAGACTTTTTGAATTTGTTGTATGAAGATGATGAGGAGAATTTCTAG
- a CDS encoding helix-turn-helix domain-containing protein, whose translation MLIEVKGIEEVFHISEPWYIESCIFSNEHQQLDVYVDIRKGARFSCANCGAESQSVYDIADYNRTWRHLNFLEYPCYIHAELPRTDCQNCQKVHRVKIPWAIKSRSNFTILFDAWIMTLAKDMPMSAISRLVGEHDTQLWRILHYYVDNAIESQDLSEVTMISTDETSSKRGHNYITIFMLLRYLQCKVSA comes from the coding sequence ATGTTAATAGAAGTGAAGGGTATAGAAGAGGTCTTTCATATTTCGGAACCATGGTATATAGAAAGTTGTATATTTAGCAATGAACATCAACAATTAGATGTCTATGTAGATATTCGTAAAGGTGCACGGTTTTCCTGTGCGAATTGTGGAGCAGAAAGCCAATCCGTATATGACATAGCTGACTACAACCGAACGTGGAGGCATTTAAATTTCCTCGAATATCCCTGTTATATCCATGCAGAATTACCTAGGACGGATTGTCAGAACTGCCAAAAGGTTCATCGTGTGAAAATCCCTTGGGCGATTAAGAGTCGATCCAATTTCACGATCCTTTTCGACGCATGGATTATGACCCTGGCAAAAGATATGCCTATGAGTGCGATCAGCCGTTTAGTTGGTGAACACGATACCCAGTTGTGGAGAATTCTTCACTATTATGTGGACAACGCGATTGAGTCTCAAGACTTATCAGAAGTGACGATGATTAGTACAGATGAAACCTCTTCAAAGAGAGGGCATAACTATATCACGATTTTTATGCTTCTTCGCTACTTACAGTGTAAAGTAAGTGCTTAA
- a CDS encoding HNH endonuclease, whose protein sequence is MARDLKINYGVLDGIIEQLHVYKRALDNMESSLQTISQFAKQNQGKSVDSWIDRIEESKEYIKGYQDQIENLLNLFESYVEDTTSYISPLSRNAMMRIDRDDIWVNLLQIEKGITRNVLKAKNIAESQPFYSILDEPTESEIKKSNSNKAKLSSIRNEIKATETFLSKRMDELWELYDTKVKRFENVDDDYKSKASKVKNQYTDFFEGVWDGLEANVKADVDFIRGLSNGLYELAKGLYTIVEDAGIIYLSQAIPDFVEPEILKSSANQRIDKYTASLQQIIEDPMGAVESIGQSFSDTYEEEGIAYVTGGAVPSFIPYAGQLEKITKVGKLGNAIDGKKPVPDEIKTKVKDLVGNHPAFQGVRKGTIQFIKDVKDGSIIFIDGVRGGVQRLTNPDSNFAYAFSGARNVLNSQTIQNKINAVLFKLGVKSRVDEVIKNDYDADGNLVNRSVVPKGYSSVDDFLSKVDNNTIKEYGYKNVVEFKEVVALVDKHLNESPKSNIINKKLAGGTHPSGVEFDVLGFPIFKGENLKYTLNLDEKFYHMKDTPQFEECTRVLKDAIIKGEVSKSIFTKVQLDQIMNEKARISGLTWHHHQVSGRMQLVVKEIHVSVGHLGGNTLWGEGIR, encoded by the coding sequence ATGGCAAGAGATTTAAAAATTAATTATGGAGTGCTAGATGGAATCATTGAACAGCTTCATGTCTATAAACGGGCACTAGACAACATGGAATCTTCCTTACAAACCATTTCTCAATTTGCTAAGCAGAATCAAGGGAAAAGTGTGGACTCATGGATCGATAGAATAGAAGAATCGAAAGAATACATAAAAGGCTATCAGGACCAAATAGAGAATCTATTAAATCTTTTTGAAAGCTATGTAGAGGATACCACTTCCTATATTTCACCCTTATCAAGAAACGCTATGATGAGAATAGATCGAGATGATATATGGGTGAATTTACTGCAAATAGAAAAGGGGATCACTAGGAATGTACTAAAAGCAAAAAACATAGCAGAAAGTCAGCCTTTCTATTCCATTTTGGATGAACCAACCGAAAGTGAAATAAAAAAAAGTAATAGTAACAAAGCGAAGCTATCTTCTATCCGAAATGAAATAAAAGCAACTGAAACATTCCTGAGTAAAAGGATGGATGAACTTTGGGAGTTATATGATACCAAAGTCAAACGTTTTGAAAATGTTGATGATGATTACAAAAGTAAAGCTAGTAAAGTGAAAAACCAATACACAGACTTCTTTGAAGGTGTTTGGGATGGACTTGAAGCAAATGTTAAAGCGGATGTTGATTTCATAAGAGGTCTATCGAATGGACTGTACGAACTAGCAAAAGGATTATATACGATTGTGGAAGACGCAGGGATTATTTACTTATCACAAGCCATACCTGATTTTGTGGAACCTGAAATTTTGAAGTCGTCAGCCAATCAACGAATAGATAAGTATACAGCTTCTCTTCAACAAATTATCGAAGACCCAATGGGTGCCGTTGAGTCAATCGGTCAATCCTTCTCAGATACGTATGAAGAGGAAGGAATTGCGTATGTCACCGGTGGTGCGGTACCTTCATTTATTCCATATGCTGGACAACTAGAGAAAATAACGAAAGTAGGGAAATTAGGAAATGCAATTGATGGTAAAAAACCTGTTCCTGATGAAATAAAAACAAAAGTAAAAGACCTTGTTGGAAATCATCCTGCCTTTCAAGGCGTTAGAAAAGGAACCATTCAGTTTATTAAAGACGTTAAAGATGGTAGTATCATCTTTATTGATGGAGTAAGAGGTGGAGTACAAAGACTAACCAACCCTGATAGTAACTTTGCCTATGCTTTCAGCGGGGCACGAAATGTATTAAACTCTCAAACTATTCAAAATAAGATTAATGCGGTCTTATTTAAGCTTGGTGTCAAAAGTCGTGTAGATGAAGTCATTAAAAATGATTATGATGCAGATGGGAACTTGGTTAATAGATCCGTAGTTCCAAAAGGTTATAGCAGTGTTGATGATTTCTTGAGTAAAGTAGATAATAACACCATTAAAGAATATGGATATAAAAATGTTGTTGAGTTTAAGGAAGTTGTTGCACTTGTGGATAAACATTTGAATGAATCCCCTAAAAGTAACATAATAAACAAAAAGCTTGCAGGAGGAACTCATCCTTCAGGAGTAGAATTTGATGTACTAGGGTTTCCTATTTTTAAAGGAGAGAATCTTAAATATACACTAAATCTTGATGAAAAGTTTTATCATATGAAAGATACACCTCAATTTGAAGAATGCACAAGGGTATTGAAGGACGCAATTATTAAAGGTGAAGTATCAAAGAGTATTTTTACTAAAGTTCAACTTGATCAAATAATGAATGAGAAAGCAAGAATCTCAGGTTTAACGTGGCATCACCACCAAGTATCAGGTAGGATGCAATTGGTAGTAAAAGAAATTCATGTATCTGTTGGGCACCTTGGTGGGAATACATTATGGGGAGAGGGAATAAGGTGA
- a CDS encoding SMI1/KNR4 family protein, whose translation MRKDIIWEYAESKVSKDDVEKIGIQLGFLLPQDYIDCVSVNGGASVSPQEFKVGNVERCFGGLFSFNEESSENIVKMYQLVKERLPKRMLPIADDPAGNLICFDFKDHEDNPSIVFWNHEIVWGIDELMEEENLTEEQAEERVREDISFVADSFTDLINSLYASEEDD comes from the coding sequence GTGAGGAAAGATATAATTTGGGAATATGCTGAATCAAAGGTGTCGAAAGATGATGTGGAAAAAATAGGAATACAATTAGGTTTTCTTTTACCACAAGATTACATTGATTGTGTAAGTGTAAATGGCGGAGCTAGTGTATCTCCACAAGAATTTAAAGTTGGAAATGTAGAACGGTGCTTTGGAGGTTTATTTAGTTTTAATGAGGAAAGTAGTGAAAATATTGTTAAAATGTATCAATTAGTTAAGGAGAGGCTTCCCAAAAGGATGTTACCTATAGCTGATGATCCAGCAGGAAATTTAATATGTTTTGATTTTAAAGATCATGAGGATAATCCAAGTATAGTATTTTGGAACCATGAAATTGTATGGGGAATAGATGAGTTAATGGAGGAAGAGAACTTAACAGAAGAGCAAGCAGAAGAAAGGGTCAGAGAAGACATCTCTTTTGTAGCAGACTCCTTTACGGATTTGATAAATTCTCTATACGCTAGTGAGGAAGATGATTAA
- a CDS encoding SMI1/KNR4 family protein, which yields MRGNLQWPFPDKEVSSEFIKEVGHELGYEFPEDYIECARINNGSAVIPYYFKVKDDVKVFGTLLSFDKESDDYIIRVFNNYIDTLPKKMVPIVYDPAGNLICFDYKDHEENPIVVFWEHEGAWEKDMLMEEEGLTEEQAEERARENVFYVADSFTDFLNSLYEFDEDDM from the coding sequence ATGAGGGGAAATTTACAATGGCCATTTCCGGATAAGGAAGTATCAAGCGAATTTATAAAAGAAGTTGGACATGAACTAGGATATGAATTCCCTGAGGATTACATAGAATGTGCTAGAATTAATAATGGATCAGCAGTAATACCTTATTATTTCAAAGTAAAAGATGATGTCAAAGTGTTTGGAACTTTACTTTCGTTCGATAAAGAAAGTGATGACTATATAATTAGGGTTTTTAATAATTACATAGATACTTTACCTAAAAAAATGGTTCCTATAGTATATGACCCAGCAGGTAACTTAATCTGTTTTGACTATAAAGACCATGAAGAAAATCCAATAGTAGTATTCTGGGAACATGAAGGTGCTTGGGAAAAAGATATGCTGATGGAAGAAGAGGGTTTAACAGAAGAACAAGCAGAAGAAAGGGCAAGAGAAAATGTCTTTTATGTAGCAGACTCCTTTACGGACTTCTTAAATTCATTGTACGAATTTGACGAAGATGATATGTAG
- a CDS encoding transposase, which yields MILYQTQQRMTIVIMWKRIDKELSEFRTCFTRQATYEWFVVMIIGLMLRSDQVGLTSIIRELSISPKSYPAMMHFFRSQAWKLEDLIQTWTKLVYRKAPIYKKDGITILVGDGVKQSKEARKMPGVKRLHQESENSSKAEFIFGHMFGGIGVLIGDPSKKLFCLPLSIRLHDGVNMIRNWRKNRTIMNVKVLTLFKS from the coding sequence TTGATATTGTATCAAACTCAACAGCGAATGACCATAGTGATTATGTGGAAAAGAATAGATAAAGAACTTTCAGAATTTAGGACCTGTTTTACACGACAAGCTACCTATGAATGGTTTGTCGTCATGATTATTGGATTGATGTTACGTTCCGATCAAGTAGGATTAACCTCCATCATTCGTGAGCTTTCGATCTCACCCAAGTCCTATCCTGCTATGATGCATTTTTTTAGGTCCCAAGCTTGGAAGTTAGAGGATCTTATTCAAACATGGACGAAGCTTGTTTATCGTAAGGCACCCATCTATAAGAAAGACGGCATCACCATCTTGGTAGGAGATGGCGTGAAGCAATCGAAAGAAGCACGAAAAATGCCTGGTGTGAAGAGGTTACATCAAGAATCAGAAAATTCCTCAAAAGCCGAGTTTATCTTTGGGCACATGTTTGGTGGGATAGGTGTTCTCATTGGCGATCCTTCTAAGAAACTATTTTGTCTTCCTCTTTCGATCAGGCTCCATGACGGTGTCAACATGATTCGAAATTGGAGAAAAAACAGAACAATTATGAATGTGAAGGTTCTCACATTGTTCAAATCATAA
- a CDS encoding thioredoxin domain-containing protein: MSTNKIPNRLIAEKSPYLLQHAHNPVDWYPWCEEAFEKAKKENKPVFLSIGYSTCHWCHVMAHESFEDQEVADLLNEHFVAIKVDREERPDIDSVYMQACQMLTGQGGWPLNVFLTPDQEPFYAGTYFPKESKYGRVGFKSAIVQLSHKYHQEGDHVIKAAKQLTEALQRKGRIISSEILGIEEVHQAFQQLSQSFDSIYGGFGQAPKFPIPHMLQFLMRYAYQTENEQAYHFVEKTLDRMAQGGIYDHIGFGFARYSTDQRWLVPHFEKMLYDNALLLYTYAEGYQHLKKEKYRLICEQVTLFLEREMVNERGAFYSAIDADTEGIEGKYYVWDKEEILEVLGDQGAIFCDLYGVTEGGNFEGKNILNQLYTNIEKVAESHQLSVGELDKLVEKARKKLLETREKRTYPHVDDKILTSWNGLMIAGLAKASSVFQNKNMLQLAEKAIDFVENHLFVDGQLKARYRDGEVKYDAYLDDYAFLLWAYIELYEATYKRTYIEKAMDLANNLIEKFWGDGGFYFTAYDSEELIMREMEIYDGAIPSGNGVASSILVRLGRLTNNDEWLDKVNQMWKRFYAQVHSYGSGHTFFLQSVLEMHQQQREAVIVGKYLNAEQLKKEIQKKVTYGWSIIFAEDVKEWKFIAPFITSYHMIDNQPTLYVCQNYACQQPTTNIASLLAHF, encoded by the coding sequence ATGTCAACTAATAAAATACCCAATAGATTAATCGCTGAGAAATCTCCATATTTATTACAACACGCCCATAACCCAGTGGATTGGTATCCATGGTGTGAAGAAGCGTTTGAAAAAGCGAAAAAGGAGAACAAACCTGTTTTTTTAAGTATCGGTTATTCGACTTGTCATTGGTGTCATGTGATGGCTCACGAAAGCTTTGAAGATCAAGAAGTCGCTGATTTACTTAATGAGCATTTCGTGGCTATTAAAGTGGATCGAGAAGAACGCCCTGATATTGATTCGGTTTATATGCAAGCATGTCAAATGTTAACGGGGCAAGGAGGATGGCCGCTTAATGTCTTTTTAACGCCTGATCAAGAGCCATTTTATGCTGGAACGTATTTTCCGAAAGAAAGTAAATATGGACGAGTAGGTTTTAAAAGTGCAATTGTTCAGCTTTCTCATAAATATCATCAAGAGGGAGACCATGTAATAAAAGCAGCCAAACAATTGACAGAGGCACTGCAAAGAAAGGGAAGGATAATTTCGAGCGAAATTCTTGGAATAGAAGAGGTTCATCAAGCTTTTCAGCAATTATCGCAAAGTTTTGACTCGATTTATGGTGGGTTCGGTCAAGCGCCAAAATTTCCAATTCCCCATATGCTTCAGTTTTTGATGAGATATGCGTATCAAACTGAAAATGAGCAAGCGTACCATTTTGTCGAAAAAACGTTGGATCGAATGGCACAAGGGGGGATTTATGATCACATCGGTTTTGGTTTCGCTAGATATTCTACTGATCAGCGCTGGCTCGTTCCTCATTTTGAGAAGATGCTTTATGACAACGCCCTACTACTTTATACATATGCCGAAGGATATCAGCATTTAAAGAAAGAGAAATATCGATTGATTTGTGAACAGGTAACCTTATTTTTAGAACGTGAAATGGTAAATGAAAGGGGAGCGTTCTATTCTGCTATTGATGCCGATACGGAAGGGATTGAAGGGAAGTATTACGTCTGGGACAAGGAAGAAATTCTTGAAGTATTAGGAGATCAAGGAGCTATTTTTTGTGATTTATATGGTGTGACGGAGGGAGGGAATTTTGAAGGGAAGAACATTCTTAATCAACTTTATACAAACATTGAGAAAGTGGCAGAATCGCATCAGCTTAGTGTTGGGGAGCTCGACAAGCTAGTTGAAAAAGCACGGAAAAAACTACTAGAGACAAGGGAAAAAAGAACTTACCCTCATGTTGATGATAAAATCTTAACCTCATGGAATGGATTAATGATTGCGGGATTGGCTAAAGCAAGCAGTGTTTTTCAAAATAAAAACATGCTTCAATTAGCTGAGAAAGCAATCGATTTTGTTGAGAATCACTTATTCGTAGATGGTCAATTAAAAGCTCGTTATCGAGATGGAGAAGTGAAATATGATGCTTATCTTGATGATTACGCTTTTCTGTTGTGGGCATACATTGAACTTTATGAAGCAACATACAAACGGACGTATATAGAGAAAGCAATGGATTTGGCAAATAACCTTATTGAAAAGTTTTGGGGAGACGGTGGATTTTACTTTACAGCTTATGATTCAGAAGAGCTTATTATGAGGGAAATGGAAATTTATGATGGGGCGATTCCTTCTGGGAATGGTGTTGCTTCTTCAATACTCGTTCGACTAGGAAGACTAACGAATAACGATGAGTGGTTGGACAAAGTCAATCAAATGTGGAAGAGGTTCTATGCGCAAGTTCATTCGTATGGAAGTGGACATACATTCTTTCTTCAAAGTGTCCTTGAAATGCACCAACAACAACGGGAAGCCGTCATTGTTGGGAAGTACTTGAATGCCGAGCAATTGAAGAAGGAGATTCAAAAAAAGGTCACCTATGGCTGGTCCATCATATTCGCGGAGGATGTTAAGGAGTGGAAATTTATTGCACCTTTTATAACAAGCTATCATATGATTGACAATCAACCAACCTTATATGTGTGTCAAAATTATGCTTGTCAGCAGCCGACAACAAATATAGCAAGTTTGCTGGCTCATTTTTAA
- a CDS encoding flavodoxin family protein produces MLSIYGSSREEGNSEVLAQYLLTDIVHQSIYLRNYSIHPIRDQRHDQGGFDPVDDDFDQLINQFLNHDVIVFVTPLYWYGMTGLMKNFVDRWSQAMRDERLDFKERVKGKEAYLIITGGGEVEVKALPLIQQFQLIFDFVGMSFKGYVIGKGVKRGDVHEDEGAILKARLINEKLKRHT; encoded by the coding sequence GTGTTGTCTATATACGGAAGCTCCCGTGAAGAAGGAAATAGTGAAGTGCTTGCCCAATATTTATTAACCGATATTGTGCATCAATCTATTTATTTGCGAAATTATTCGATCCATCCTATTCGTGATCAACGTCATGATCAAGGTGGCTTTGATCCAGTCGATGATGACTTTGATCAACTGATTAATCAATTCTTGAATCATGATGTTATCGTGTTTGTCACACCTTTATATTGGTATGGAATGACTGGGTTAATGAAAAACTTCGTTGATCGATGGTCGCAAGCTATGCGTGATGAACGTCTTGACTTTAAAGAGAGAGTAAAAGGAAAAGAGGCTTACTTGATTATTACAGGTGGCGGTGAGGTAGAGGTGAAAGCTCTGCCACTGATTCAACAATTTCAATTAATATTTGATTTTGTTGGAATGAGTTTTAAAGGATATGTGATTGGAAAAGGAGTAAAAAGAGGAGATGTTCACGAAGACGAAGGAGCAATTCTTAAAGCCCGTTTGATAAATGAGAAGTTGAAGCGGCATACTTAA
- a CDS encoding ABC transporter ATP-binding protein has product MNTFKKLKAFYLPYKKYFIWSMICLLIVTGITVIYPIILRFTIDEIILNGQYQYVSFIALGFIGIMAVKGVMTFFQQYYGDMFGITSVYRLRNELYEKLQRLPFKYYDNAKTGDLMSRLTADVEGFRFFLSFGFSELLRFLLLVSVTLSVMFYYSVNLTLVTMAALPFLAVVVYQFDKKVHPAFRGIRKSFGKLNTKVQENISGIQTVKSLSREDFEIGKFNRFNGSYKENYLTTANVWAKFFPLMEFIGNICVVALLAYGGFLVMNGELTPGELVAFNSLVWYLVWPIMNLGFTINLFSQAKASGERLLEILEAEEDIKDANQTMNKDQINGKVSFNHVSLHYLEGENEAALKDVSFKVDAGKTIGLIGGTGSGKTSIVQLLTRFYEPTEGTILIDDVLINNLPLKSLRANIGVVLQESFLFSSTIKSNIAYGKPEATMDEILSAAKRAQAHDFIMELPNGYDTMLGERGLGLSGGQKQRIAIARALCLNPSILILDDSTSAVDMQTEVQIQKALKEVMKGRTTFIIAHRISSLKHADQILVLENGEIVERGTHDQLINKEGPYHRIYDIQFQDQKAIVQSS; this is encoded by the coding sequence GTGAATACATTTAAAAAGTTAAAAGCCTTTTATTTGCCTTATAAAAAATATTTTATTTGGTCGATGATTTGCTTACTTATCGTAACAGGAATTACAGTGATATACCCTATAATTCTTCGATTTACGATTGATGAAATTATTTTAAATGGGCAATACCAGTACGTTTCCTTCATCGCACTTGGCTTTATTGGTATTATGGCTGTAAAGGGTGTGATGACTTTTTTTCAGCAATATTATGGAGACATGTTTGGAATTACTTCTGTTTATCGGCTTCGAAACGAACTGTATGAGAAGCTACAACGACTGCCTTTTAAGTATTATGATAATGCGAAAACAGGCGATTTAATGTCAAGACTAACGGCAGATGTAGAAGGGTTTCGATTTTTCCTATCTTTCGGATTTTCAGAACTGTTACGCTTTTTGCTTCTCGTTTCCGTTACACTGTCCGTTATGTTTTATTATTCTGTTAACTTAACACTTGTAACCATGGCGGCTTTGCCTTTTTTAGCGGTAGTTGTTTACCAATTTGATAAAAAGGTACACCCGGCTTTTAGAGGGATTCGCAAGTCGTTTGGAAAATTAAATACGAAAGTGCAAGAAAATATTAGTGGAATCCAAACGGTAAAATCATTGTCGAGAGAAGACTTTGAAATTGGAAAATTTAATCGATTTAATGGTTCTTATAAAGAAAACTATTTAACAACGGCAAACGTATGGGCTAAATTCTTTCCCCTAATGGAGTTCATCGGTAATATTTGTGTCGTCGCTCTTTTAGCGTATGGCGGTTTCCTTGTGATGAACGGAGAGTTAACTCCTGGGGAACTTGTGGCTTTTAATAGTTTAGTATGGTACCTCGTTTGGCCGATTATGAATCTAGGGTTTACCATTAACTTATTTTCACAAGCAAAGGCATCTGGCGAACGGTTACTTGAAATATTAGAGGCTGAAGAAGATATTAAGGACGCAAATCAAACAATGAACAAAGATCAAATAAACGGAAAAGTCAGTTTCAATCATGTTTCCCTGCACTATTTAGAAGGAGAGAACGAAGCAGCTTTAAAGGATGTTTCATTTAAAGTGGATGCTGGAAAAACAATCGGATTAATTGGAGGAACGGGTTCTGGAAAAACAAGTATTGTTCAGCTATTGACGAGATTTTATGAACCGACAGAAGGTACCATTTTAATCGATGACGTCCTTATAAATAACTTGCCATTAAAAAGCTTGAGGGCAAATATAGGAGTTGTTTTACAAGAGTCGTTTTTATTTTCTTCCACGATTAAATCGAATATTGCTTACGGAAAACCAGAAGCGACGATGGATGAAATTCTTTCTGCTGCTAAGCGAGCACAAGCCCACGATTTTATTATGGAGCTTCCTAACGGATACGACACAATGCTTGGGGAAAGAGGGTTAGGTTTATCTGGTGGTCAGAAGCAGCGAATTGCGATCGCTAGAGCACTTTGTCTAAATCCAAGCATTTTAATACTTGATGATTCAACAAGTGCGGTCGATATGCAAACGGAAGTCCAAATTCAAAAGGCTTTAAAAGAAGTGATGAAAGGAAGAACGACGTTTATTATTGCGCACCGAATCTCTTCTTTAAAACACGCTGATCAAATATTGGTACTAGAAAACGGTGAGATTGTCGAGCGAGGAACGCATGATCAGCTTATAAATAAAGAAGGTCCGTATCATCGAATCTATGACATTCAGTTTCAAGATCAAAAAGCAATCGTACAATCTTCATAA